The Rhizobium leguminosarum genome includes a region encoding these proteins:
- the tsaB gene encoding tRNA (adenosine(37)-N6)-threonylcarbamoyltransferase complex dimerization subunit type 1 TsaB has product MIILALDTAGVDCAAAVYDSGRDTVLGEASDMIGKGHAEHLIGIVDRALDQAGLALSDVDRLAVTIGPGSFTGIRVGVAAARGFALSLNVPAVGVTTLQVMASAQRNETPHRDVLAAMDAKRDEIYLQSFAADGSPLDAPRAVSVAEAQVFAAGFDGEITGSATPLLRADAFGDHTNRYPISVVARLGAAASPDAGKPKPLYLRGPDAKPQAGYAIARRV; this is encoded by the coding sequence ATGATCATTCTGGCGCTCGACACGGCAGGTGTGGACTGCGCTGCCGCCGTCTATGACAGCGGCAGGGATACGGTGCTGGGGGAGGCATCGGACATGATCGGCAAGGGGCATGCTGAACATCTGATTGGTATCGTCGATCGCGCACTCGATCAGGCGGGACTGGCCCTTTCGGATGTCGACCGCCTTGCCGTCACCATCGGTCCCGGCTCCTTTACCGGTATCCGCGTCGGCGTTGCCGCAGCCCGCGGTTTTGCGCTTTCCCTCAATGTGCCGGCCGTCGGCGTCACCACGCTCCAAGTCATGGCATCAGCCCAGCGTAACGAGACGCCTCATCGCGACGTGCTGGCGGCGATGGATGCTAAGCGGGACGAAATCTACCTCCAGTCCTTCGCGGCCGACGGTTCGCCCCTCGACGCGCCACGGGCAGTCAGTGTTGCGGAAGCGCAGGTTTTTGCCGCCGGTTTCGACGGCGAGATTACCGGTTCGGCGACGCCGCTCCTCAGGGCCGACGCCTTCGGCGATCACACCAACAGGTATCCAATCTCCGTCGTGGCGCGCCTGGGCGCTGCCGCCTCCCCCGATGCCGGAAAGCCGAAGCCCCTTTATCTGCGCGGACCCGATGCCAAGCCGCAGGCCGGGTACGCGATTGCGCGACGAGTATGA
- a CDS encoding NifU family protein: MFIQTEATPNPATQKFLPGKVVMENGTAEFRSAEEAQASPLAARLFEISGVTGVYFGYDFISVSKDNADWQHLKPAILGSIMEHFMSGKPVMGDASILSEDADAGDEFFDEGDESIVLTIKELLETRVRPAVAQDGGDITFRGFKDGKVYLNMKGSCAGCPSSTATLKHGVQNLLRHFVPEVQEVIAA, translated from the coding sequence ATGTTCATTCAGACCGAAGCCACGCCGAACCCCGCCACGCAGAAGTTCCTGCCGGGCAAGGTGGTGATGGAAAACGGCACGGCCGAGTTCCGCAGCGCCGAAGAAGCTCAAGCTTCACCGCTCGCCGCCCGCCTGTTCGAAATATCGGGCGTCACCGGCGTCTATTTCGGCTATGATTTCATTTCCGTCTCCAAGGACAATGCCGACTGGCAGCATCTTAAGCCGGCTATATTAGGCTCGATCATGGAGCACTTCATGTCCGGCAAGCCGGTCATGGGCGATGCCTCCATCCTCTCCGAAGACGCCGATGCCGGCGACGAATTCTTCGACGAAGGCGATGAATCGATCGTGCTGACCATCAAGGAGCTTCTGGAGACCCGCGTGCGCCCTGCCGTTGCCCAGGACGGCGGCGACATCACCTTCCGCGGCTTCAAGGACGGCAAGGTCTACCTGAACATGAAGGGGTCCTGCGCCGGCTGCCCGTCTTCGACGGCAACGCTGAAGCACGGCGTCCAGAACCTGCTGCGCCATTTCGTTCCGGAAGTGCAGGAAGTGATTGCCGCTTAA
- a CDS encoding universal stress protein: MVSKRLSRLEGHRRKFMAVIDGTPECQRAVHYAGRRAKNSNGGLVLLYVIPDGDFQQWLGVEEIMRAEAREEAEAVVAKIAQIVRETIGIEPEVVIREGGAAEQINAVIEEDRDVAILVLAAGSAKEGPGPLVSSVAGRAAAFPIPVTVLPDTLTNEEIDALC, from the coding sequence CCGCAAATTCATGGCGGTAATCGACGGCACACCCGAATGCCAACGCGCCGTTCATTATGCCGGCCGGCGCGCGAAGAATTCCAATGGCGGGCTGGTGCTGCTCTATGTGATCCCGGATGGGGATTTCCAGCAATGGCTCGGCGTCGAAGAAATCATGCGGGCCGAAGCGCGTGAAGAGGCCGAGGCGGTCGTTGCCAAGATCGCCCAGATCGTGCGCGAGACCATCGGCATCGAGCCTGAAGTCGTCATCCGCGAGGGCGGTGCTGCCGAACAGATCAACGCCGTGATCGAGGAAGACCGCGATGTGGCGATCCTGGTTCTGGCCGCCGGTTCGGCGAAGGAAGGTCCAGGGCCGCTGGTCTCGTCGGTCGCCGGCCGCGCAGCGGCGTTTCCGATCCCGGTCACGGTGCTGCCGGATACGCTGACCAATGAGGAAATCGACGCTCTCTGCTAG